A genomic stretch from Taeniopygia guttata chromosome 9, bTaeGut7.mat, whole genome shotgun sequence includes:
- the B3GNT5 gene encoding lactosylceramide 1,3-N-acetyl-beta-D-glucosaminyltransferase isoform X1 produces MFVSPRRVRKCHFLQICATCFILCLMIFWVPFDNHIMSHMKSYSYRYLINSYHFVNDSLSISRDNLNRVSSYQYLINHREKCQQQDVLLLLFVKSSPENRHRRDAIRQTWGNEKYVRSQLNANIKTLFALGRPTHHLRKTQQQRELELEDQKYQDLIQQDFLDTFHNLTLKLLLQFSWVNAYCPHARFIMSADDDIFIHMPNLVDYLQSLTQMGAQDLWIGRVHRGSPPVRDKSSKYYVPYEMYQWPSYPDYTAGAAYVISNDVAAKVYEASLTLNTSLYIDDVFMGLCANKMGIVPQYNVFFSGEGKAPYHPCIYDKMMTSHGHVDDLRQLWKQATDPKVKKITSGIWGRMYCKLVKIVLLCKLYYVDTYPCSAAFS; encoded by the coding sequence ATGTTTGTTAGTCCCAGAAGAGtcagaaaatgccattttttgcAGATATGTGCCACTTGCTTCATACTGTGTCTCATGATTTTTTGGGTACCGTTTGATAATCATATTATGAGCCATATGAAGTCCTATTCCTACAGATACCTCATAAATAGCTACCATTTTGTGAATGACAGCCTATCTATCAGCAGGGATAACCTGAACAGAGTATCAAGCTACCAGTACTTGATCAACCACAGAGAGAAATGTCAGCAGCAGGATGTCCTTCTCCTATTGTTTGTGAAGTCTTCTCCTGAAAACCGTCATCGAAGGGATGCAATTAGACAAACTTGGGGTAATGAGAAGTATGTTCGTTCTCAACTTAATGCCAACATTAAAACCCTTTTTGCTTTAGGACGACCAACACACCATCTGCggaaaacacagcagcaaagaGAACTTGAGCTCGAAGACCAGAAATACCAGGATTTGATTCAGCAAGACTTCTTGGATACATTTCACAATCTTACTCTTAAATTGCTTTTGCAGTTTAGCTGGGTGAATGCCTACTGTCCTCATGCCAGGTTCATTATGTCTGCAGATGATGACATATTTATCCATATGCCAAATCTCGTTGATTATCTCCAAAGTCTCACACAAATGGGTGCTCAAGATCTCTGGATTGGTCGTGTCCATCGCGGATCCCCTCCCGTAAGAGACAAGAGCAGCAAATACTATGTTCCATATGAAATGTACCAGTGGCCCTCATACCCTGACtacacagcaggagctgcataTGTAATATCAAATGATGTAGCAGCTAAAGTCTACGAGGCTTCATTGACTCTGAATACAAGTCTTTATATAGATGATGTTTTCATGGGTCTCTGTGCCAATAAAATGGGAATTGTACCAcaatataatgtatttttttctggggaAGGAAAGGCTCCATATCATCCCTGTATTTATGACAAGATGATGACATCTCACGGACACGTAGATGATCTTCGCCAGCTCTGGAAGCAGGCTACAGATCCCAAAGTTAAAAAGATTacttcagggatttggggtagAATGTACTGCAAACTAGTCAAGATTGTGCTTCTCTGTAAACTGTACTATGTGGACACATATCCTTGTTCAGCTGCGTTTTCTTAA